A genome region from Methanobacterium subterraneum includes the following:
- a CDS encoding VOC family protein gives MKIKYVCPLIAVEDIQKSRKFYEDVLKQEVEMDHGANVAFKGGFAIHDAAHYQGLLGESYPIDIRVKKNFLELYFESEDLNRLQEKLDSINTKFLHRIQEQPWGQRVMRFYDPDGYIIEVGEPLEFVVRRFAQEGFSPEEVSQKSSLPLEFVETVLDQK, from the coding sequence ATGAAAATCAAATATGTATGTCCATTAATTGCAGTGGAAGACATTCAAAAATCCCGAAAATTCTATGAAGATGTTTTAAAGCAGGAAGTGGAAATGGACCACGGGGCTAACGTTGCCTTTAAGGGCGGTTTTGCCATACACGACGCTGCACACTATCAGGGGCTTTTAGGGGAGTCATACCCCATAGATATCCGGGTTAAAAAGAATTTTTTAGAACTTTACTTTGAATCCGAGGATTTGAACCGTCTTCAGGAAAAATTAGATTCAATTAACACTAAATTTCTCCACCGGATACAGGAGCAGCCCTGGGGGCAGAGGGTTATGCGTTTTTATGACCCGGATGGTTACATAATTGAGGTGGGTGAACCCCTGGAATTCGTGGTGAGAAGATTCGCCCAAGAGGGTTTCTCCCCTGAAGAGGTATCTCAAAAGTCTTCTTTGCCCCTTGAATTTGTGGAAACAGTTCTGGATCAAAAATAA
- a CDS encoding 4Fe-4S binding protein: MKPAISNIESELLDKCSDLGIPMVGFSPVERWENPPEELPQHFSSWIPSDFWPQSIYPEAQTVVVIGLPVQLPIVETAPSIYYHELYETVNILLDEKAYEIANFLTLKGYPSIPLPRDGYGDIEVLMEKPLTFFSHKHAAYLAGLGSFGLNNILLTPEWGPRVRFTSIFTTLRLEGTPIPGDDLCTRCLSCAENCPVGAIESEYPVKRITSEGDTGSTDDFPPLINKISCATRSRKLRREYRSPCGICIKVCPVGEDRKLFERENTTMYTQRDGFEKYHQAWDHVRSYGSKKIIFR; encoded by the coding sequence ATGAAACCGGCAATTTCCAACATTGAATCAGAGCTTCTGGATAAATGTTCAGACCTAGGAATACCTATGGTGGGTTTTTCACCGGTGGAACGGTGGGAAAATCCCCCAGAAGAACTCCCGCAACATTTTTCCAGCTGGATACCATCAGATTTCTGGCCACAGTCCATTTATCCCGAGGCACAGACAGTGGTGGTGATTGGTTTGCCAGTGCAGCTCCCCATAGTGGAAACTGCCCCTTCCATCTATTACCATGAACTCTACGAGACTGTAAACATCCTACTGGATGAGAAAGCCTATGAAATAGCTAACTTCCTTACCTTGAAGGGTTATCCTTCCATTCCCCTGCCAAGGGATGGTTACGGTGATATTGAAGTGCTCATGGAAAAACCCTTAACATTTTTTTCCCATAAACATGCCGCCTATCTGGCGGGTTTAGGATCCTTTGGTTTGAATAACATCCTCCTAACACCAGAATGGGGGCCAAGGGTGCGTTTTACCAGTATATTCACCACCCTTAGACTGGAGGGAACCCCCATTCCTGGTGATGACCTGTGCACCCGTTGTTTATCCTGCGCTGAGAACTGTCCAGTGGGGGCTATTGAATCAGAATATCCCGTTAAAAGGATAACTTCCGAAGGTGATACTGGATCTACAGATGATTTCCCTCCCCTAATTAACAAGATCTCCTGTGCCACCCGCAGCCGGAAACTGAGGCGAGAATACCGGTCCCCCTGTGGCATATGTATCAAAGTATGCCCAGTTGGCGAAGACCGGAAACTATTTGAAAGGGAAAACACCACCATGTACACCCAGAGGGATGGTTTTGAAAAGTACCATCAGGCATGGGACCATGTACGCAGCTACGGGAGTAAAAAAATAATTTTCAGATGA
- a CDS encoding phosphopantetheine adenylyltransferase has translation MKFNKYKKVAVGGTFDKFHQGHRLLIEKAFQVGEQVLIGVTSDEFGGIKGEIEPCNVRMSNLNSLLKEHSNYIISRLEDPYGVTIDDESVDAIVVSPETEPTAFKINQIRREKGMKPLDIITISMVLAEDGKPISSTRIRRGEIDQVGTIIKR, from the coding sequence ATGAAGTTTAACAAATATAAAAAGGTGGCAGTGGGAGGAACCTTTGATAAATTCCACCAGGGCCACCGATTACTCATAGAAAAGGCATTTCAGGTTGGTGAACAGGTACTAATAGGAGTCACCTCCGATGAATTCGGGGGTATAAAAGGAGAAATCGAACCCTGCAATGTAAGGATGTCCAACCTGAACTCCCTACTTAAAGAACACTCGAATTACATTATATCTCGACTGGAAGACCCCTACGGAGTCACCATAGATGATGAATCTGTAGATGCAATAGTAGTAAGTCCTGAAACAGAACCCACAGCATTCAAGATAAACCAGATACGCCGGGAGAAGGGAATGAAACCCCTGGACATAATAACCATAAGCATGGTCCTGGCGGAGGATGGTAAACCCATATCCTCCACCCGTATAAGGAGGGGTGAGATAGATCAGGTGGGAACTATAATTAAAAGGTAA
- a CDS encoding aminotransferase-like domain-containing protein — protein sequence MNHRFARRMNKIPRSFVREILKVTDDEDMISFAGGLPNPQSFPVEAIKDATSRVLTEDGEKVLQYSTTEGYRPLRELIAQRYKKQGLQVEVDDILITNGSQQCLDLVGKVFLDCDDGVVMERPTYLAAIQAFGLYEPQFHSVPLLDDGVDTEALEKILKEEEIKLFYSVTSFQNPTGITYSRDKRREVAEILTKHNTILVEDNPYGEIRFMGEDIPPIKSMIPDSILFGTFSKIVSPGMRMGWIVAPPEVMEKLVTAKQASDLHSNYFTQRVVYQYLQDNNVDNHIQNIRKLYKSQRDQMVQSIREYLPEGVKHTAPEGGMFLWVTLPEGMSSMDLFKLAIKEKVAFVPGETFYTENPETDTMRLNFSNCCEEEIIEGMKRLGTAIQKMEDL from the coding sequence ATGAATCACCGTTTTGCTCGTCGAATGAATAAAATACCAAGGTCTTTTGTCCGGGAAATCTTGAAGGTCACCGATGATGAAGATATGATTTCCTTTGCTGGTGGACTTCCCAATCCACAGTCCTTCCCGGTGGAGGCCATTAAAGATGCCACATCCCGGGTTCTGACTGAAGACGGGGAGAAAGTTCTCCAGTACAGCACCACTGAGGGTTACCGCCCTTTAAGGGAACTTATAGCCCAGCGATATAAAAAGCAGGGTCTCCAGGTGGAAGTGGATGATATTCTCATTACCAATGGATCCCAGCAGTGCCTGGATCTGGTGGGGAAGGTTTTCCTGGACTGTGATGATGGGGTGGTTATGGAAAGACCCACCTATCTGGCGGCGATACAGGCTTTTGGATTGTATGAACCACAATTCCATTCCGTACCACTTCTGGATGATGGTGTGGACACCGAGGCCCTGGAAAAAATCCTGAAAGAGGAAGAAATTAAACTATTCTATTCAGTCACCAGTTTCCAGAACCCCACGGGAATAACCTACTCACGAGATAAAAGACGGGAGGTTGCTGAAATTCTCACAAAACACAACACCATCCTGGTTGAAGACAACCCATACGGTGAGATCAGGTTCATGGGGGAGGACATCCCACCTATCAAATCCATGATCCCGGATTCAATCCTTTTTGGAACCTTTTCCAAGATCGTCTCCCCTGGTATGAGGATGGGATGGATTGTGGCCCCTCCCGAGGTTATGGAAAAACTGGTAACTGCCAAACAGGCCTCTGATCTCCATTCCAATTACTTCACCCAGAGGGTGGTCTACCAGTACCTCCAGGATAACAACGTGGACAACCATATTCAAAATATAAGGAAACTCTACAAGTCCCAGAGGGACCAGATGGTCCAATCCATCAGAGAATACCTGCCGGAGGGTGTTAAACACACAGCCCCTGAAGGTGGGATGTTTTTATGGGTCACCCTTCCGGAAGGAATGTCTTCCATGGATTTATTTAAACTGGCAATTAAAGAGAAAGTTGCCTTTGTACCAGGGGAAACATTCTACACTGAAAACCCTGAAACTGATACCATGAGACTGAATTTCTCCAACTGCTGTGAGGAAGAGATCATAGAGGGTATGAAGAGACTGGGAACTGCCATCCAGAAGATGGAAGACCTTTGA
- a CDS encoding pyridoxal phosphate-dependent aminotransferase yields the protein MKPSKRVQCIDLSGIRKMFDMVGENSINLALGEPDFDTPVHIREAVKEALDEGFTHYTGNTGIVELREAIAHKLQTENQIPASPESIIVTVGASGALYSSAHALVDDGDEVIIPDPGFVAYDACVKLSGGVPIPAQLKDDNDFRMIPEDVLELVTAKTKAIIMNSPGNPTGAVLEKEDVKGLADIATDHNLTLISDEIYDKIIYGKKHYSPATYSDNVVTINGFSKTYAMTGFRIGYLAAPPTLTEELLKIHQYSVTCTTSLAQKAALAALTGPQDSVGEMVAEFKRRRDLVVGRLRDMGIHCNLPHGAFYVFPSTDNPEKFVEEALKKDVVLVPGTSFGQYGAGHFRISYAASYQNLEEAMDRLESIGW from the coding sequence ATGAAACCTTCTAAAAGAGTTCAATGCATTGATCTGTCTGGAATTCGGAAAATGTTCGATATGGTGGGGGAAAACTCCATCAACCTGGCACTGGGAGAACCAGACTTTGATACACCAGTGCATATCCGTGAAGCAGTTAAGGAAGCCCTGGATGAGGGTTTCACCCATTACACCGGTAACACTGGCATAGTGGAATTAAGGGAGGCCATAGCCCATAAATTACAGACAGAAAACCAGATCCCAGCCTCACCCGAGTCAATTATAGTTACGGTGGGGGCCAGCGGAGCACTCTACTCCAGTGCCCATGCACTGGTAGATGATGGGGACGAAGTGATCATCCCTGATCCTGGTTTTGTGGCCTATGATGCCTGTGTGAAACTCAGTGGAGGGGTGCCCATACCTGCACAGCTCAAGGATGATAATGATTTCCGCATGATACCCGAGGATGTGCTGGAACTGGTAACAGCCAAAACCAAGGCCATTATAATGAATTCACCCGGTAACCCCACCGGTGCGGTCCTGGAAAAGGAAGATGTTAAGGGTTTAGCAGACATTGCCACTGACCATAACTTGACCCTGATCTCTGATGAGATCTACGATAAGATCATTTACGGTAAGAAACATTACAGCCCGGCAACCTACTCAGATAACGTGGTAACCATTAATGGGTTCTCCAAGACCTATGCCATGACTGGTTTCCGCATAGGATACCTGGCAGCTCCCCCAACTTTAACCGAGGAACTTTTAAAAATCCATCAGTACAGTGTTACCTGTACCACCTCCCTGGCCCAAAAAGCAGCTCTGGCAGCACTCACCGGACCCCAGGACAGTGTGGGTGAGATGGTGGCTGAATTTAAAAGACGTCGGGATTTGGTGGTGGGAAGGCTGCGTGATATGGGAATCCACTGCAACCTGCCCCACGGTGCATTTTACGTGTTCCCATCCACTGATAATCCGGAAAAATTCGTGGAAGAAGCACTGAAGAAAGACGTGGTACTGGTTCCCGGTACTTCTTTCGGCCAATATGGTGCTGGACACTTCCGCATATCATACGCCGCATCCTACCAGAATCTGGAAGAAGCCATGGATCGTCTGGAGTCCATAGGCTGGTAA
- a CDS encoding cation-translocating P-type ATPase, whose product MVNELDLEKIKGLTEEEATQKIKEFGHNELPSTEQRSIFAIVLEVIREPMFLLLIACGAIYLVLGDLQEALMLLGFVFVIMGITFYQERKTERTLEALRDLSSPRALVIRDGREKRIPGREVVAGDIIMLKEGDRVPADGVILDCSNLLINESLLTGESVPVRKVQCGGLMDMHPPGGDGLPSIYSGTLVVQGQGLAQVISIGLDTEMGRIGKRLQTLETEDTNLQRETRILVRNMALLGVALCAAVVVIYGFTRLDWLNGFLAGITLAMAILPEEFPVVLTIFLALGAWRISQKNVLTRRSHAIQALGSTTVLCVDKTGTLTLNQMSVGKIMNGTDFFDVTLDTNHLPESFHELVEFSILASQRDPFDPMEKSLKKFGNNTLQETEHIHEDWKLIKEYPLSQELLAMSHVWQSPDGADYIIAAKGAPEAVADLCHMEPHELEQLSRNISQMAGEGLRIIGVARGSFTQKDLPGKQHDFNFQFMGLVGFQDPIRAEVPQAVQECYQAGIRVVMITGDYPGTARNIAQKIGLNQPEMVITGDELDAMDDETLKDRVKDVNIFARMVPEMKLRLVEAFKSNGETVAMTGDGVNDAPALKSAQIGISMGGRGTDVAREASDLVLLEDDFSSIVATVKMGRRIYDNLKKATAYIFAVHVPIIGMSFLPVVFQWPLVLFPVQIVFLELIIDPACSVVFEAEPPEKDVMKRPPRSSSEGLFNRKNIGMSVLQGIVVLIFVLAIYLVGLNWQGEASARTLSYITLIFANLALILTNRSWSRTIYQTLRSPNQALWWVLGGAVLFLAAILYFPPLQQLFKFCPLNLWEILLCLAAGMLSVLWFEVFKWFKNRD is encoded by the coding sequence ATGGTAAATGAACTGGACCTGGAGAAGATCAAAGGACTCACCGAAGAGGAAGCTACCCAGAAGATCAAGGAATTTGGCCATAATGAGCTTCCCTCCACTGAGCAGAGATCAATTTTTGCCATTGTTTTAGAGGTAATCCGGGAACCCATGTTCCTCCTCTTAATTGCTTGTGGTGCTATTTACCTGGTTTTAGGAGATCTTCAGGAGGCTTTGATGCTCCTGGGATTTGTTTTTGTGATTATGGGGATAACCTTCTATCAGGAACGTAAAACTGAACGCACCCTGGAGGCTCTCCGTGATCTTTCCAGTCCCCGGGCACTGGTCATCCGTGATGGGCGAGAGAAGAGGATCCCTGGAAGGGAGGTAGTAGCCGGTGATATCATCATGCTCAAGGAGGGTGACCGGGTCCCGGCCGATGGGGTTATCCTGGACTGCAGCAACCTCCTCATCAATGAATCCCTCCTCACCGGTGAATCAGTACCGGTACGTAAAGTGCAGTGTGGGGGTTTAATGGACATGCATCCCCCTGGTGGTGATGGGCTTCCTTCAATCTACTCCGGAACCCTGGTGGTGCAGGGTCAGGGATTGGCCCAGGTTATATCCATTGGACTGGACACTGAGATGGGCCGTATTGGTAAACGCCTCCAGACCCTGGAGACCGAAGACACCAACCTCCAGAGGGAAACCCGTATCCTAGTACGGAACATGGCCCTCCTGGGTGTGGCCTTATGTGCCGCAGTGGTGGTGATCTACGGATTCACCAGATTGGACTGGCTTAACGGATTTCTAGCCGGTATAACCCTGGCCATGGCCATCCTACCTGAAGAATTCCCAGTGGTTTTAACCATCTTCCTGGCCCTGGGGGCCTGGAGAATAAGTCAGAAAAACGTCCTCACCCGGCGTTCCCATGCCATTCAGGCCCTGGGATCCACCACCGTCCTCTGTGTGGATAAAACTGGTACTTTAACTTTAAACCAGATGTCAGTGGGTAAGATCATGAATGGCACTGACTTTTTTGATGTGACCCTTGACACTAATCATCTTCCCGAGTCCTTCCACGAACTGGTGGAGTTCAGTATACTGGCCAGCCAACGAGATCCCTTCGATCCCATGGAGAAATCCCTTAAAAAGTTTGGAAACAACACTCTCCAAGAAACAGAACACATCCATGAGGACTGGAAACTCATTAAAGAATACCCCTTATCCCAGGAACTCCTGGCCATGTCCCATGTATGGCAATCTCCAGATGGTGCAGATTACATAATCGCAGCTAAAGGGGCACCAGAAGCAGTGGCTGATCTCTGCCACATGGAACCCCATGAACTGGAACAGTTATCTCGTAACATTTCCCAGATGGCTGGTGAGGGTTTGAGGATAATCGGAGTGGCCCGTGGATCATTTACCCAGAAGGATCTCCCTGGAAAGCAGCATGACTTTAACTTCCAGTTCATGGGACTGGTGGGATTCCAGGACCCGATCCGTGCAGAAGTCCCTCAAGCAGTTCAGGAGTGTTACCAGGCTGGTATACGGGTGGTGATGATCACCGGAGACTACCCTGGCACTGCCCGGAATATAGCCCAAAAGATAGGGCTCAATCAGCCAGAAATGGTCATCACTGGTGATGAACTGGATGCTATGGATGATGAGACGTTGAAAGACCGGGTGAAGGATGTTAACATCTTTGCCCGTATGGTGCCCGAGATGAAGCTGCGCCTGGTGGAGGCATTTAAATCAAATGGTGAGACTGTGGCCATGACTGGGGATGGTGTCAACGATGCCCCAGCCCTTAAATCCGCCCAGATTGGTATAAGTATGGGTGGGCGTGGTACTGATGTGGCCAGGGAAGCATCAGATCTGGTTTTACTGGAGGATGATTTTTCATCCATTGTGGCCACGGTGAAGATGGGCCGCCGCATCTATGACAATCTGAAAAAAGCCACGGCCTACATCTTCGCAGTGCATGTTCCCATCATTGGAATGTCCTTCTTACCAGTAGTCTTCCAGTGGCCCCTGGTCCTATTCCCGGTGCAGATCGTGTTTCTGGAGCTCATCATTGACCCGGCCTGTTCCGTGGTCTTTGAAGCAGAACCTCCAGAGAAGGATGTGATGAAACGTCCTCCCAGGAGTTCCAGTGAAGGATTATTCAACCGGAAGAACATTGGAATGAGTGTTTTGCAGGGAATAGTTGTGCTTATATTTGTCCTGGCCATTTACCTGGTGGGTCTTAACTGGCAGGGAGAAGCCAGTGCCCGGACACTGAGCTACATTACCCTGATCTTCGCCAACCTGGCCCTCATACTAACCAACCGTTCCTGGTCCCGCACCATATACCAGACACTACGCTCACCTAACCAGGCACTCTGGTGGGTTTTAGGCGGTGCGGTCCTATTTTTAGCAGCGATTTTATACTTCCCCCCACTGCAGCAACTGTTCAAGTTCTGCCCACTTAACCTGTGGGAGATACTCCTGTGCCTGGCAGCGGGTATGCTGAGTGTGTTATGGTTTGAAGTATTTAAATGGTTTAAAAATAGAGATTAA
- the yjjX gene encoding inosine/xanthosine triphosphatase: MKVIVGSKNPVKLKATRNVLKKIYPQMGVQAKHVDSGVPDQPIGLEVTIQGAINRAKNAYSEEFDLSVGIESGLLEVPHSITGYLDLQWCAIYDGEKTTLGVSAGFEYPPLVIEKVLEGMEVGDVMDQVTGIDRLGQKTGAVSHLSRGLLDRTGNTEQCVLMAMIPRMNERVYF, translated from the coding sequence ATGAAGGTTATAGTGGGATCCAAAAATCCGGTGAAGTTAAAGGCCACCAGGAATGTTTTAAAGAAAATATATCCTCAAATGGGTGTGCAGGCAAAACATGTGGATTCTGGTGTGCCAGACCAGCCCATAGGATTAGAAGTTACCATTCAAGGCGCTATTAACCGGGCTAAAAATGCATATTCTGAAGAATTTGATCTTTCAGTGGGCATAGAATCAGGTCTTTTAGAGGTACCTCACAGCATAACCGGTTACCTAGACCTGCAATGGTGTGCCATCTACGATGGTGAGAAGACCACCCTCGGAGTCAGTGCTGGTTTTGAATACCCTCCACTGGTCATAGAAAAAGTCTTAGAAGGTATGGAAGTGGGGGATGTTATGGACCAAGTTACAGGTATTGACCGATTGGGACAGAAAACTGGTGCAGTAAGCCACCTCAGCCGAGGGTTACTGGATCGTACAGGGAATACCGAGCAGTGTGTGTTGATGGCGATGATACCCAGGATGAATGAAAGGGTTTACTTTTGA
- a CDS encoding prenyltransferase: MGVRVIWLNKIGLILKLGRLPFLLFGFLCFTNGALLAVTFNMPFLWDRFLGGYAVLLLAHLSVSYSNDYWDFEVDHYNQSTLFAGGSGVLVRNPELRPLAKKFGILLIILSLSLAVIFSFIYSSLTFLLIALFGNFIAWYYSAPPLKLSYRGLGEVVTALSGFILPAAGYVAICGYLDLKIVLFTLPFVIFMTSFILSVEIPDMEGDKKGHKNTFIVKKGRKIGFISIGLVGVLGTLSLMLLSLSGIFPGINFQLMALMSLFPTMVGLYLLISRTAKRERATKLVNWNILILVVFITVFDLYLLSGIISTYF, from the coding sequence GTGGGGGTAAGGGTAATCTGGCTAAATAAAATAGGTTTAATCCTTAAACTAGGACGTTTACCATTTCTTTTATTTGGTTTCCTATGTTTCACCAATGGTGCACTACTGGCAGTTACTTTTAACATGCCTTTTTTATGGGATAGATTTTTAGGAGGATATGCAGTTTTACTATTAGCCCATCTATCTGTTTCCTACAGCAATGATTACTGGGATTTTGAAGTGGATCACTACAACCAGTCCACCCTTTTTGCAGGGGGAAGTGGTGTTCTGGTTCGAAACCCGGAGCTCCGGCCGCTGGCAAAAAAGTTTGGAATCCTATTAATCATTTTATCCTTATCTCTGGCCGTAATCTTCTCTTTTATTTATTCATCCTTAACATTTCTTTTAATCGCCCTTTTTGGGAATTTCATTGCGTGGTACTACTCAGCACCCCCATTAAAACTATCTTACAGGGGGTTAGGTGAGGTTGTAACTGCTCTGAGTGGATTTATCTTACCCGCAGCTGGTTACGTGGCGATTTGTGGATATCTGGATTTGAAAATAGTGCTGTTCACGTTACCATTCGTCATTTTCATGACTAGCTTTATCTTAAGCGTTGAAATCCCTGATATGGAGGGTGATAAAAAAGGCCATAAAAACACTTTTATAGTGAAAAAAGGGCGGAAAATAGGGTTCATATCTATTGGTTTGGTAGGGGTGCTGGGAACTCTGTCCCTCATGCTCCTGTCTCTTTCAGGCATCTTCCCGGGGATCAACTTCCAGTTAATGGCTTTGATGTCATTGTTCCCCACAATGGTGGGTTTGTACCTTCTCATCAGTCGCACAGCTAAAAGAGAAAGGGCAACCAAACTTGTAAATTGGAATATCCTGATTCTGGTAGTTTTCATCACTGTTTTTGATCTTTATTTACTGTCAGGGATTATAAGCACTTATTTTTGA
- a CDS encoding IS5 family transposase: MKSFDDYLLNKEYARVERLGDKLAEVEPLIEWEIFRPIIREMYDNRTERGGRPNNDEVVMIKMLVLQSWYGLSDPELERQATDRISFRKFLGFPDDIPDRATVWSFRERLSHTGKDKEIWEELQRQINSKGLKVKEGFIQDSTFITADPGHKKVDEPRGPRAKTRRSKDGTWAKKGKKSSFGYKLHTKMDMEYELIRELETTTAKVHDSQIDLSQQDEIMYRDRGYFGGQCKGHNATMNRATRGHPLKIHDKMRNKRISRKRSPGERPYAVIKTIFHSGHTRLTNILRNHTRNIFNCFSYNLLQLNTLTYKSDKLANAIIK, from the coding sequence ATGAAGTCGTTTGATGATTATCTCTTGAACAAGGAGTATGCTCGTGTTGAACGGTTGGGTGATAAGTTGGCTGAAGTTGAACCTTTGATTGAATGGGAGATTTTCAGGCCGATCATCAGGGAAATGTATGATAATCGAACAGAACGTGGTGGTAGGCCCAACAATGATGAAGTAGTCATGATTAAAATGTTGGTTTTACAATCATGGTACGGTTTATCTGATCCAGAACTTGAAAGGCAGGCCACGGACCGTATTTCTTTCAGAAAGTTCTTAGGATTTCCAGATGATATACCAGACCGTGCAACGGTCTGGTCTTTTAGAGAAAGATTGAGTCATACTGGTAAAGACAAGGAAATATGGGAAGAATTACAACGACAAATTAACAGTAAAGGTTTAAAGGTTAAAGAAGGCTTTATTCAGGATTCAACATTTATAACAGCTGATCCAGGTCATAAAAAGGTTGACGAACCACGTGGACCCCGTGCTAAAACTCGCCGCAGCAAAGATGGAACCTGGGCCAAAAAAGGCAAAAAATCCAGTTTCGGATACAAACTACACACAAAAATGGACATGGAATATGAATTGATACGTGAACTCGAAACAACAACTGCTAAAGTGCATGATAGTCAAATTGACTTATCCCAACAAGATGAAATCATGTATCGTGACCGTGGATACTTTGGAGGGCAATGCAAAGGACACAACGCCACCATGAACCGCGCAACACGCGGCCATCCACTAAAAATACATGACAAAATGAGAAATAAAAGAATATCACGCAAAAGATCACCAGGAGAACGCCCATACGCCGTAATCAAAACCATATTCCACTCCGGACACACACGACTCACAAACATCCTCCGAAACCACACACGAAACATATTCAACTGCTTCAGCTACAACCTACTACAACTAAACACCCTAACCTACAAATCAGACAAACTAGCGAACGCTATCATCAAATAA
- a CDS encoding radical SAM protein, translating into MLLEHNVVVKDPLKVGLRFASCYPNLYRSAMSSLGFHIIYDFLNHQEDVYCERVVYPYGKSLETGSPLKDFDVVGFSLQYEQDYPHVLEMLREGGLNIHKEDRSPDDPLIIAGGPCASSNPLPMTNFIDFFLVGDGEVILPDFLDKLSELDNPREEMDAFLDVEGVFIPGNRAKLVQVEDMQDAWRPIKQVHPETDNQDLIPAFGRSFLLEVSRGCARGCRFCMAGCIYRPRREVDFKTLIQTAEAGREATGLNKIALIGGAVSDYSQIEELCRQLLQRDFQVTTPSLRIESISRDLLESLKESGLRTITIAPESTWRLRKVVNKPITDDDIRSTMATAFDMNFNVKLYFLVGLPTETDGDLEDLADLIKDLEVMAPHRDSLRISVNPFIPKPHTPFQWTEFNLKDIKSRVKYLKKHTKNRHFKVENPNKSLAQYVLSVGDTNLSSIIEDSSHRNVPLGEWKKLTPHWNLGDVLPWKDLDVNIDDEFLIDEFNKALNGDITPWCETFGCYHCGACD; encoded by the coding sequence ATGCTCTTGGAACACAATGTGGTGGTGAAGGATCCCCTCAAAGTGGGCCTTCGCTTCGCCTCCTGCTACCCCAATCTTTACCGCAGTGCCATGTCCTCACTGGGTTTTCACATAATCTACGACTTCCTGAACCATCAGGAGGATGTTTACTGTGAACGGGTGGTTTATCCCTATGGTAAGAGCCTGGAGACTGGTTCCCCCCTGAAGGATTTTGATGTGGTGGGGTTCTCCTTACAGTATGAACAGGATTACCCCCATGTCCTGGAAATGCTCCGGGAGGGTGGTTTAAACATCCACAAGGAAGATCGGTCCCCTGATGATCCATTGATCATTGCTGGTGGTCCCTGTGCCAGCTCCAACCCCCTACCCATGACTAATTTCATTGATTTCTTCCTGGTGGGTGATGGTGAGGTCATACTCCCTGATTTCCTGGACAAGTTAAGTGAACTGGATAACCCCAGGGAGGAGATGGATGCCTTCCTGGATGTAGAAGGAGTGTTCATCCCCGGTAACAGAGCCAAATTGGTTCAGGTGGAGGATATGCAGGATGCCTGGCGCCCAATAAAACAGGTTCATCCTGAAACCGATAACCAAGACCTCATCCCTGCCTTTGGCAGATCATTCCTCCTGGAGGTTTCCAGGGGTTGTGCCCGTGGTTGCCGGTTTTGCATGGCTGGCTGTATTTACCGACCCCGCAGAGAAGTAGATTTTAAAACCCTTATCCAGACTGCAGAGGCTGGCAGAGAAGCCACGGGTTTAAATAAAATCGCACTTATTGGAGGTGCTGTTTCGGATTACTCACAGATTGAAGAGTTATGCCGCCAACTCCTCCAGCGTGATTTCCAGGTTACCACACCATCCCTGCGTATTGAATCCATTTCCAGGGATCTTCTGGAAAGCTTGAAGGAAAGTGGGCTTAGAACCATTACCATCGCCCCGGAATCCACCTGGCGACTTAGAAAGGTGGTGAATAAACCCATCACCGATGATGACATCCGTAGCACCATGGCGACTGCCTTCGATATGAACTTTAATGTTAAGCTCTATTTCCTGGTAGGACTCCCCACGGAAACTGATGGTGATCTAGAAGACCTGGCGGATCTGATAAAGGATCTTGAAGTTATGGCCCCTCACCGTGATTCACTCCGCATAAGCGTCAACCCATTCATACCCAAACCCCACACACCCTTCCAGTGGACAGAGTTCAACCTCAAGGATATAAAGAGCAGGGTGAAATACCTGAAAAAACACACCAAAAACAGGCACTTCAAGGTAGAAAATCCCAATAAATCCCTGGCACAATACGTATTGTCAGTGGGAGATACCAATCTATCATCCATCATTGAAGACTCGTCCCATAGAAATGTCCCCCTTGGTGAGTGGAAAAAACTGACACCCCACTGGAACTTAGGAGACGTGCTTCCCTGGAAGGATCTAGATGTTAACATTGATGATGAATTCCTGATAGATGAATTTAACAAGGCTTTAAATGGGGATATTACACCCTGGTGTGAGACTTTTGGGTGTTACCATTGTGGTGCCTGTGATTAA